The following are encoded together in the Desulfobacteraceae bacterium genome:
- a CDS encoding universal stress protein encodes MEMKKVLWPTDFSGRSAQALPYVTSLTEKYGTEIHVLFVIEDLTKHKGWYGEFDQERVEKLMNWEQQAAKKKLDQICQNHLQGCPLYIKHIAVGDPAEEILKLVEKEKVDMVVMATRGQEGKFSFGSVAEKVVKNSTVPVVTIPLAGS; translated from the coding sequence ATGGAAATGAAAAAAGTTCTCTGGCCCACCGATTTTTCAGGCCGCTCGGCCCAGGCCCTGCCCTACGTGACCTCCCTGACCGAAAAGTACGGGACCGAAATTCACGTGCTCTTCGTGATCGAGGACTTGACCAAACACAAGGGCTGGTACGGCGAGTTTGACCAGGAGCGGGTGGAAAAGTTGATGAATTGGGAGCAGCAGGCTGCCAAGAAAAAGCTGGATCAGATCTGCCAGAATCACCTTCAGGGCTGCCCGCTCTACATCAAGCATATCGCCGTGGGGGACCCGGCCGAAGAGATTCTCAAGCTGGTGGAAAAGGAGAAGGTCGACATGGTCGTGATGGCCACCCGCGGCCAGGAGGGCAAATTCAGCTTCGGCAGCGTGGCCGAGAAGGTCGTCAAAAACTCAACGGTGCCGGTGGTGACCATCCCGCTGGCCGGAAGCTAG
- a CDS encoding J domain-containing protein, with translation MYIAQQRKGRELEFVIRESYRDGACWRSRDLFPLGKDPGRFLVYPGGNSFYVHEAVTDVLAEQAVAPSLDEIDDLFWPYLRPDIRRALESFRQKASARAGRAPLAADEERHLRQRVHQFDKRRVHFLKFGRLDQGAIGQMPISLFRWIYGKSRDEIEQCFLRSERILKPHELRTYVYVIFDLQRFFTEAIARRMPQGLDEGRLEEHFLAEICRLNQAEGFWEGELPDGSLHAYLVRYAVMFFDFEWVASPFLQDYLRDFMDRHRAYRPPSVPQARVSAEEAGPLFGVTAAVLRAMSRRELTRLFRQKAREHHPDTGGRAETFIQLQEAYQSLVRRK, from the coding sequence GTGTACATCGCTCAGCAGCGCAAGGGCCGCGAGCTGGAATTTGTCATCCGGGAATCCTACCGGGACGGCGCCTGCTGGAGAAGCCGCGACCTTTTCCCGCTGGGGAAGGACCCCGGCCGCTTTCTGGTCTACCCCGGGGGCAACAGTTTTTACGTTCACGAGGCGGTAACCGACGTGCTGGCCGAACAAGCGGTTGCGCCGAGCCTGGATGAAATCGACGATCTTTTCTGGCCCTACCTGCGGCCGGACATACGGCGCGCGCTGGAGTCCTTCCGGCAGAAAGCCAGTGCGCGTGCCGGGCGGGCGCCCCTGGCGGCCGACGAGGAGCGGCACCTGCGGCAACGGGTGCACCAGTTCGACAAGCGCCGGGTCCACTTCCTGAAATTCGGGCGCCTGGATCAGGGCGCCATCGGGCAGATGCCCATCTCCCTTTTTAGATGGATCTACGGCAAATCGCGCGATGAAATCGAGCAGTGCTTTCTCCGGAGCGAGCGCATCCTCAAGCCCCACGAGCTTCGGACCTATGTCTATGTGATATTCGACCTGCAGCGCTTTTTCACCGAGGCCATCGCCCGGCGGATGCCCCAGGGCCTGGATGAAGGGCGCCTGGAGGAGCATTTTTTGGCGGAGATCTGCCGCTTGAACCAGGCGGAGGGGTTCTGGGAAGGAGAACTGCCCGACGGCAGCTTGCACGCTTACCTGGTGCGCTATGCCGTCATGTTTTTCGATTTCGAGTGGGTGGCGTCACCGTTTCTGCAGGACTACCTGCGTGATTTCATGGACCGCCACCGGGCCTATCGACCACCGAGCGTGCCCCAGGCGCGGGTTTCGGCCGAGGAGGCCGGACCGCTTTTCGGGGTCACGGCGGCCGTGCTGCGGGCCATGTCGCGGCGCGAGCTGACCCGCCTTTTCCGCCAAAAAGCGCGTGAGCACCACCCGGACACCGGGGGACGGGCGGAGACCTTTATCCAGCTGCAGGAGGCCTACCAGTCCCTGGTGCGGCGCAAGTGA
- a CDS encoding acetylserotonin O-methyltransferase gives MAALDPPSEGLPPAPGWTPGRLLEVSGSYWQTCALHTAVKLDLFSHLAPGSRSAEALARELGVDPRALEMLLNAVAAMGLLEKSAGRFGCSGPARTYLSRSSEHYLGHMLLHHHHLFDAWGRLDEAVRTGQAVQVRGGADETLRRESFLMGMFNLAMQLAPKVAAAVDLAGRRHLLDLGGGPGTYAVHFCLENPGLRATVFDLPTSRPFAEKTIARFGLQGRVHFAPGDFHVDPVPQPCDVVWLSHILHAEDPAACRRVIAKAVAALSPGGIVLVHDFFLTDDRAHPLFAALFSLNMLLATPAGQAYSESEVRHMLAENGVSAVRRLDLKTPNDSGVLMGSVP, from the coding sequence GTGGCAGCCCTCGACCCCCCGTCGGAAGGTCTCCCGCCCGCACCTGGTTGGACCCCTGGGCGCCTGTTGGAAGTATCGGGCAGCTACTGGCAGACGTGCGCCCTGCACACCGCCGTCAAGCTGGACCTCTTCTCGCATCTCGCCCCGGGCTCGCGCTCCGCGGAAGCTCTGGCTCGTGAGCTCGGGGTCGACCCGCGCGCCCTCGAAATGCTGCTAAACGCCGTGGCCGCCATGGGCCTGCTGGAGAAATCGGCCGGCCGCTTCGGCTGCAGCGGCCCTGCACGCACCTACCTCAGCCGCAGTTCCGAGCACTACTTGGGGCATATGCTGCTGCACCACCACCATCTTTTTGACGCCTGGGGGCGGCTGGATGAGGCCGTCCGGACGGGACAGGCCGTCCAGGTACGGGGCGGCGCCGATGAAACGCTGCGGCGTGAAAGTTTCCTGATGGGGATGTTCAACCTGGCCATGCAACTCGCCCCCAAGGTAGCGGCGGCGGTCGACTTGGCCGGGCGCAGGCACCTGTTGGACCTGGGCGGCGGGCCCGGTACCTACGCCGTCCATTTCTGCCTTGAAAACCCCGGTCTGCGCGCCACGGTTTTCGATCTGCCCACCAGCCGACCGTTTGCCGAAAAGACCATCGCCCGCTTCGGCCTGCAGGGGCGGGTGCACTTCGCCCCCGGTGATTTTCACGTGGACCCGGTCCCGCAGCCCTGCGACGTGGTGTGGCTGTCCCACATCCTGCACGCCGAGGACCCCGCCGCCTGCCGCCGCGTCATCGCCAAGGCCGTGGCGGCCCTGTCCCCGGGTGGCATCGTCCTGGTGCACGATTTCTTTCTGACCGACGATCGCGCGCACCCCCTCTTTGCGGCCCTCTTCTCGCTCAACATGCTGTTGGCCACACCCGCCGGGCAGGCCTACAGCGAGTCCGAAGTCCGCCACATGCTGGCTGAAAACGGGGTCTCGGCCGTCCGGCGGCTGGACCTGAAAACGCCCAACGACTCCGGCGTCCTGATGGGCAGCGTGCCCTAA
- a CDS encoding DEAD/DEAH box helicase: MIVLMRHNLLLQDPPEALRRVLMERLTLLNPRWVENQRMGRYNFKTPKELRFYGRIRSGGLVIPRGYIRQLIGHCRELGVALSLDDRRRRLPPVAFSFSGRLKGFQQAAVAAMLAKDFGTLCAPTGCGKTVMALELIARRRQPALIVVHTRELALQWTQQVGRFLGIEAGQVGLIGAGKKTIGPAVTVALVQSLCKCADEVAPQVGYLVVDECHRTPSRTFSEAVNRFDAHYMLGLSATPWRRDQLSPLIFWHLGDIHHEIAKADLVATGDVLAAEVVVRETAFSPYFDPSTDYSRMLSELTRDDDRNRLIAADVAGELAARQGVCLVLSDRKKHCQTLQSLLRYRHQVAAEVLTGDVSGASRREVLARLAAGQARVLIATGQLVGEGFDLPNLATLFLATPVRFSGRVVQYLGRVLRPAPGKTRARVFDYVDAAVAPLVAAARARQRVYRG; encoded by the coding sequence ATGATCGTCCTGATGCGACACAACCTGCTGCTCCAGGACCCCCCCGAGGCCCTGCGCCGGGTCTTGATGGAACGCCTGACGCTGCTCAACCCCCGCTGGGTCGAGAACCAGCGCATGGGCCGCTACAATTTCAAGACCCCCAAGGAACTCAGGTTTTATGGGCGCATCCGCAGCGGCGGTTTGGTGATTCCGCGGGGCTATATTCGACAGCTGATCGGCCATTGCCGTGAGTTGGGCGTGGCGCTGAGCCTGGATGACCGCCGGCGTCGGCTGCCGCCGGTGGCATTTTCGTTTTCGGGCCGGCTCAAGGGCTTTCAGCAGGCCGCGGTGGCGGCGATGCTGGCCAAGGATTTCGGCACCCTCTGCGCCCCCACCGGCTGTGGCAAGACGGTCATGGCCCTGGAGCTGATCGCCCGCCGCCGGCAGCCGGCGCTGATCGTCGTTCACACCCGGGAGCTGGCCCTGCAGTGGACCCAGCAGGTGGGGCGTTTTCTGGGGATTGAAGCGGGCCAGGTGGGATTGATCGGGGCCGGCAAAAAAACCATCGGCCCGGCCGTGACCGTTGCCCTTGTCCAGTCCCTGTGCAAATGCGCCGATGAGGTGGCCCCGCAGGTCGGCTATCTCGTGGTGGACGAATGCCACCGCACCCCCAGCCGCACCTTCAGCGAGGCGGTCAACCGCTTCGACGCCCACTACATGCTGGGGCTTTCGGCCACTCCCTGGCGCAGGGACCAGCTTTCCCCGCTGATTTTCTGGCACCTGGGGGACATCCACCACGAAATCGCCAAGGCCGACCTGGTGGCAACCGGGGATGTGCTGGCAGCGGAGGTGGTGGTGCGCGAAACGGCCTTCAGTCCCTATTTCGATCCCTCCACCGACTACAGCCGGATGCTCTCCGAGCTGACCCGCGATGACGACCGCAACCGCCTGATTGCCGCTGACGTCGCCGGCGAGCTGGCGGCGCGCCAGGGCGTCTGTTTGGTGCTCTCGGACCGCAAAAAGCACTGTCAAACTCTTCAGTCGCTGCTGCGTTACCGCCACCAGGTGGCGGCCGAAGTGCTGACCGGAGACGTGTCCGGCGCCAGCCGGCGGGAGGTCCTGGCACGGCTGGCGGCGGGTCAGGCGCGGGTCCTGATCGCCACCGGGCAGCTGGTGGGGGAGGGATTTGACCTCCCGAACCTGGCCACCCTGTTTCTGGCGACCCCTGTGCGGTTCAGCGGCCGGGTGGTGCAGTACCTGGGCCGCGTGCTGCGGCCGGCGCCCGGCAAAACCAGGGCCCGGGTGTTCGACTACGTAGATGCGGCCGTGGCGCCGCTGGTGGCGGCAGCCAGGGCCCGACAGCGGGTTTACCGGGGCTGA
- a CDS encoding FapA family protein, with the protein MNPVLHTPETRCPACQSPCRVDAHLGDQPVSCPKCGHRFTVQPEQPESAYPVLGRLAVSYGFLSEEDLKGALAFQDAQARTGVSLPLAKVLLARRLVTPEQVDQLEAARKFLEARQSDKRFGRLAVRLGLASAEAVASALAAQAREFSASQRSRSLGDFLLAAGALTVQGRELILAEQQRLESGTPDGAATGAGAADPAPAAELPAGVGLTMAPDGLSVHLTRGGPGEPAPSLAAVKTLLAEHGVVAGVVADDLIDAFLQHPTPAGASLQVATGRPPAVGRDAEVRYFFETDFRRVGAVTPQGTMDFRDRGEIPHVKRGELLAEKQPATPGTPGQDVYGRPIAAPQGRDVRLRCGRGVRAADGGSRFFALSDGQPRVSVTGKLMVAPALTIPGDVDLKVGHVDFDGIIRVQGAVCEGFNVAGAGLYAMEIRGVEVKVRGDVTVSGGIIGTRVIVQGDLKARYIKNATVSAFGNVLVEKEIIESTIETSGACKVLRGAMVASEISARYGIEARDVGTDASKPCTLRAGSEQHIQRELGGLRKAIGRAREQLGALRAQEAALAPAEQENHRQIAELAQIQDRAMLRQRQLGEELRLQRDRDAPAAAANRREIALLEARARQAEADLGVLFAQQEQIEARRSALQAAIDAADAEIQDLCDERDAILDWSRKRPGVPLVVVGGEICAGTRIYGLHASAELKKAYRHVQIREIKRIDPQAGESWELRIQPGGG; encoded by the coding sequence ATGAACCCCGTCCTCCACACCCCTGAAACCCGCTGCCCCGCCTGCCAGAGCCCCTGCCGGGTAGATGCGCATTTGGGCGATCAGCCGGTTTCCTGTCCGAAATGCGGCCACCGCTTCACGGTTCAGCCCGAGCAGCCTGAGAGCGCCTATCCCGTGCTGGGGCGGCTGGCTGTCAGCTACGGCTTCCTCAGCGAGGAGGATCTCAAAGGCGCCCTGGCCTTTCAGGATGCCCAGGCCCGGACGGGGGTCAGCCTGCCCCTGGCCAAGGTCCTGCTGGCGCGCCGGCTGGTGACCCCGGAGCAGGTGGACCAGCTGGAGGCGGCCCGAAAGTTTCTGGAAGCCCGCCAATCGGACAAGCGTTTCGGCCGTCTGGCCGTCAGGCTGGGGCTTGCCAGCGCCGAAGCCGTCGCCTCCGCCCTGGCGGCCCAGGCCCGTGAGTTCAGTGCAAGCCAGCGCAGCCGCTCCCTGGGCGATTTCCTGCTGGCAGCCGGTGCACTCACCGTCCAGGGGCGGGAGTTGATTCTGGCCGAACAGCAGCGCTTGGAAAGCGGCACACCAGACGGCGCGGCAACCGGCGCTGGGGCTGCGGACCCCGCCCCGGCGGCGGAGCTGCCGGCAGGGGTGGGACTCACCATGGCCCCGGATGGGCTCTCGGTCCACCTGACCCGCGGTGGCCCGGGGGAGCCGGCACCTTCCCTGGCGGCCGTCAAAACTCTGCTGGCCGAACACGGCGTTGTCGCCGGCGTGGTGGCGGACGATCTCATTGACGCTTTTTTGCAACACCCCACCCCGGCCGGGGCGAGCCTCCAGGTTGCCACCGGCCGGCCGCCGGCTGTGGGGCGGGACGCCGAGGTGCGCTATTTTTTCGAAACCGATTTTCGGCGGGTGGGGGCGGTGACCCCCCAGGGCACCATGGACTTTCGCGACCGCGGGGAGATACCGCACGTCAAACGCGGTGAGTTGCTGGCCGAAAAGCAGCCCGCAACCCCCGGCACCCCCGGGCAGGACGTTTACGGCCGCCCCATCGCGGCACCCCAGGGGCGGGACGTCCGGCTGCGCTGCGGGCGCGGGGTGCGGGCGGCCGATGGCGGCAGCCGGTTCTTCGCCCTGAGCGACGGCCAGCCCCGGGTGAGTGTGACCGGCAAACTGATGGTGGCCCCGGCCCTGACCATCCCCGGCGATGTCGATCTGAAAGTCGGTCATGTGGATTTTGACGGCATCATCCGGGTCCAAGGCGCCGTTTGCGAGGGCTTCAACGTTGCCGGGGCCGGCCTCTACGCCATGGAAATCCGCGGCGTGGAGGTGAAGGTCAGGGGGGATGTGACCGTCAGCGGGGGCATCATCGGGACGCGGGTCATCGTCCAGGGGGACCTCAAGGCGCGTTACATCAAAAATGCGACCGTCTCGGCCTTCGGCAATGTCCTCGTTGAAAAGGAGATCATCGAATCCACGATCGAGACCAGCGGGGCCTGCAAGGTCCTCAGGGGTGCCATGGTGGCCTCCGAAATTTCGGCCCGCTACGGCATCGAGGCCCGCGATGTGGGCACAGACGCCTCCAAGCCCTGCACCCTGCGGGCCGGCTCCGAACAGCACATCCAACGCGAACTGGGCGGGCTGCGAAAGGCCATCGGCCGCGCCAGGGAGCAGCTGGGCGCGCTGCGGGCCCAGGAGGCGGCCCTGGCGCCGGCCGAGCAGGAAAACCACCGCCAGATTGCCGAGTTGGCCCAGATCCAGGACCGCGCCATGCTGCGCCAGCGGCAGCTGGGCGAGGAGCTGCGGCTGCAGCGTGATCGGGATGCCCCAGCGGCGGCGGCCAACCGCCGCGAAATCGCTCTTCTGGAAGCCCGCGCGCGTCAAGCGGAAGCCGACCTCGGCGTCCTGTTCGCCCAGCAGGAGCAAATCGAGGCCCGGCGCAGCGCGCTTCAGGCCGCCATTGACGCCGCCGATGCTGAAATCCAGGACCTTTGCGATGAAAGGGATGCCATTCTGGACTGGTCCCGCAAGCGCCCGGGGGTGCCGCTGGTGGTGGTCGGCGGCGAAATCTGCGCCGGCACCCGAATCTATGGCCTGCATGCGTCGGCCGAGCTGAAAAAAGCCTATCGGCATGTGCAGATCCGGGAAATCAAACGCATCGACCCCCAGGCCGGGGAGTCCTGGGAGCTGCGGATCCAGCCGGGCGGCGGATAA
- a CDS encoding DUF3108 domain-containing protein, producing MSIVWGKPQERSGGWRALGGTLLSAAALWALLAWPAAGGEQPLPFQPGERLRYVLKWEMVPVGEALLEVLPMKEMAGQMVFHFALTATSYPLIDPFFKVRDRVESFADRGMTRSLHYQKDQHEGRTRRRVVVRFDWERGEARMTNSGRQREPIPVAPGTFDPLAAFYFSRLFDLETHRLIERPVSDGKRCVIGRLRVVKRETITVGRRVHDTFLVLPEMTHIRGIFEKSKNAGIALWVSADHRRIPVRIQSRVAIGRFVAELVSDAAEPGTAAAAEVPSAQLAGVP from the coding sequence ATGAGCATCGTTTGGGGGAAACCGCAGGAGAGATCGGGCGGCTGGAGGGCTTTGGGGGGCACCCTGCTGTCGGCCGCAGCACTGTGGGCGCTGCTGGCCTGGCCGGCCGCCGGCGGAGAGCAGCCGTTGCCGTTCCAGCCCGGGGAGCGTCTGCGCTACGTGCTCAAGTGGGAGATGGTGCCCGTCGGCGAAGCGCTGCTGGAAGTGTTGCCGATGAAGGAGATGGCCGGCCAGATGGTCTTTCATTTTGCGCTGACGGCGACCTCCTACCCGCTCATTGACCCCTTCTTCAAGGTCCGCGACCGGGTCGAATCCTTTGCCGACCGTGGCATGACCCGCTCGCTGCACTACCAAAAAGACCAGCACGAGGGCCGCACCCGGCGCCGGGTGGTGGTCCGCTTCGATTGGGAGCGGGGTGAGGCCCGGATGACCAATTCCGGCCGGCAGCGGGAGCCGATCCCGGTGGCCCCCGGGACATTCGACCCGCTGGCCGCTTTCTATTTTTCCCGCCTTTTCGACCTTGAAACCCATCGTCTCATCGAGCGGCCGGTCAGCGACGGAAAACGCTGCGTGATCGGCCGGCTGCGGGTGGTCAAACGGGAAACGATCACCGTGGGCAGGCGCGTCCACGACACCTTTCTGGTGCTGCCCGAGATGACCCACATTCGGGGCATATTCGAGAAGAGCAAGAATGCCGGCATCGCGCTGTGGGTTTCCGCCGACCACCGCCGCATCCCCGTAAGAATCCAGAGCCGGGTGGCCATCGGAAGGTTTGTGGCCGAGCTGGTGAGCGATGCCGCCGAGCCCGGAACAGCCGCGGCGGCGGAAGTCCCCAGCGCTCAGCTCGCCGGCGTGCCCTGA
- the plsY gene encoding glycerol-3-phosphate 1-O-acyltransferase PlsY codes for MPTILKFILLPAAAYLAGSIPWGLILTRCLHATDLRRAGSGNIGATNAHRIGGMTVGLLTLVGDLLKGLVPLMLGLALVGPRPTSWAAAYLSLLALACFTGHLYPIYLGFRDGGKGVATTLGCFLAISPLACLVALLVFTLFLCLTSRVSAASLAGAASLPPAVWGATASPVFTACAALLAAMIFWRHSTNIGRLLRGTEPRAFD; via the coding sequence ATGCCGACCATTTTGAAATTCATCCTGTTGCCGGCCGCCGCCTATTTGGCGGGGTCGATCCCCTGGGGGCTGATACTGACCCGCTGCCTGCATGCCACCGACCTCCGCCGTGCCGGCAGCGGCAACATCGGGGCCACCAATGCGCACCGAATCGGCGGCATGACCGTCGGCCTGCTGACCCTGGTCGGCGATCTCCTCAAAGGCCTGGTGCCCCTGATGCTGGGCTTGGCGTTGGTGGGTCCGCGACCGACCTCCTGGGCCGCGGCCTATCTCAGCCTGCTGGCCCTGGCCTGTTTCACGGGCCATCTCTATCCGATTTACCTGGGCTTCCGGGACGGGGGCAAGGGGGTGGCCACCACCCTGGGGTGTTTTCTGGCGATTTCGCCGCTGGCCTGCCTGGTGGCCCTGCTGGTGTTCACGCTTTTCCTCTGCCTGACCAGCCGCGTGTCGGCGGCCTCCCTGGCCGGGGCCGCATCCCTGCCGCCGGCCGTCTGGGGGGCAACCGCCAGCCCGGTCTTCACCGCCTGCGCCGCCCTGCTGGCGGCGATGATCTTCTGGCGCCACAGTACCAATATCGGGCGTCTGCTGCGGGGCACCGAGCCGCGGGCCTTTGACTAA